A genomic stretch from Streptomyces sp. QL37 includes:
- a CDS encoding glycosyl hydrolase, producing MPEFPLSRRTFVAAAGAAGTALAVGGPPALASAAPGQTPAAAAASGYSPARFTDPPRDSRPAVYWYWNGTVTPELVDTQLADLRSKGMFEVIVFPFDNAEMRPEFFTEGWFDIVEHVLRVAERTGMRVWIFNDDHFPSGRAGEYIVKGGTVGSRTYEPRPDLRLKALWRSTTVVEGPVRTDLGSTTGLGTDTGRLVADGAVLGGSAVLRAGSDWTDVTVTASAKGDHSSAALVVRANADGSDGYAVEFDGTGVVTVSRLAGGEATELSRSARTDGFNSTKFHTLVVKVSGSALSVTLDGKDKGTVTDSAYATGSTGVRATGTQRSLWDGLTVTDGSGAPLYEQDFTDPASPGDFSARPSIAGRPVAAVARPLGATGTGSLTELTSELRAGDGWQVPEGRWQIDVFGGAPLIDDSQGYSRSYVDLLADEPVELLLDIVPGEYHRRFGRYFGTVVPGFWDDEPFFASAEAHFRRLPWSPALEDALRAVGTEPGLAYACAFDDLGRGGRIERGRFWQAVSDRFAAAFEKQARWYEKRKTVLITNPLYDETSPSKRIWSTGDLHKVNQWAQIPGGDVITAEYEAGGSTMTPRNPASSGHQMGRERVLMEAFGNMGWAVAPDFVRALLGAHATRGVNLTVLHALWTDETRVFFPPPFGPRSPWWWAMEPISDWIGRVMELARGTSAARTALVQPQRAAEQWTGTERQGEVDGAFNAAAEALEQAQVDFDLVHEGALSGDRGLLAHGSVRDGRLVIGAARYDLAVLPVTPALDSATVRTLAGFVRAGGTVVAVGELPREDANGQDRSLQRAFGGLFGDGVPSRRRHGKGEAVRVAGTEGLGAVAHTAGVAAAVLEPAAPALRVLRTVRGKDTAFLVNNESGETVETVAALPAAGVPELWDPATGTVRPAPVYRTDRRGKDEPGVRVPLRLAPYETLAVVLRHGAPPGPHLTEAALPVEAVTRHGRELRVTAVAEAPGRYAVAGTDGSHGYRGTVVVTDPLTPVPLDGDWTLLLALEGAERVTRPLGSWTDLEPLFSGSGTYTTAFTLDRAALRDRGFRLALGTVREVAAVTLNGTELPPLLWSPYTAEVTGLLRPGRNTLSVKVSNTLSNERNKPIPSGLLGPVALHPYRRATAALPRV from the coding sequence CAGCTCGCCGATCTCCGCTCCAAGGGGATGTTCGAGGTGATCGTCTTCCCCTTCGACAACGCCGAGATGCGGCCCGAGTTCTTCACCGAGGGCTGGTTCGACATCGTCGAGCACGTACTGCGGGTCGCCGAGCGCACCGGCATGCGGGTCTGGATCTTCAACGACGACCACTTCCCCAGCGGCCGGGCCGGCGAGTACATCGTCAAGGGCGGCACGGTCGGCTCACGCACCTACGAGCCCCGCCCCGACCTGCGGCTCAAGGCCCTGTGGCGCTCCACCACCGTCGTCGAGGGCCCCGTCCGCACGGACCTCGGCAGCACCACCGGCCTCGGCACGGACACCGGCCGCCTGGTGGCGGACGGGGCGGTTCTCGGCGGTTCCGCCGTGCTGCGGGCCGGCAGCGACTGGACCGACGTCACGGTCACCGCGAGCGCCAAGGGCGATCACTCCTCCGCCGCCCTCGTCGTCCGGGCGAACGCGGACGGTTCGGACGGATACGCCGTCGAGTTCGACGGGACCGGTGTGGTCACCGTCTCCCGGCTGGCCGGCGGCGAAGCGACCGAACTCAGCAGGTCCGCGCGCACCGACGGCTTCAACAGCACCAAGTTCCACACCCTCGTGGTGAAGGTGTCCGGTTCCGCCCTCTCCGTCACCCTCGACGGCAAGGACAAGGGCACCGTCACCGACTCCGCGTACGCCACCGGCAGCACCGGCGTCCGCGCCACCGGCACCCAGCGCTCGCTCTGGGACGGCCTGACCGTCACCGACGGGTCCGGCGCCCCGCTGTACGAGCAGGACTTCACCGACCCGGCCTCGCCGGGCGACTTCTCGGCCCGCCCCTCGATCGCGGGTCGGCCCGTCGCGGCCGTCGCCCGCCCGCTCGGCGCCACCGGCACCGGCTCGCTGACCGAGCTGACGTCCGAGCTCCGTGCGGGCGACGGCTGGCAGGTCCCCGAGGGCCGCTGGCAGATCGACGTCTTCGGCGGGGCGCCGCTCATCGACGACAGCCAGGGCTACAGCCGCAGTTACGTCGACCTTCTCGCCGACGAGCCGGTCGAGCTGCTGCTGGACATCGTGCCGGGTGAGTACCACCGCCGTTTCGGCCGGTACTTCGGCACGGTCGTCCCCGGCTTCTGGGACGACGAGCCGTTCTTCGCCTCCGCCGAGGCCCACTTCAGACGGCTCCCGTGGTCGCCCGCCCTGGAGGACGCCCTGCGAGCCGTGGGCACCGAGCCGGGGCTCGCGTACGCCTGTGCCTTCGACGATCTGGGCCGCGGCGGCCGCATCGAGCGCGGGCGTTTCTGGCAGGCGGTCTCCGACCGCTTCGCCGCGGCGTTCGAGAAGCAGGCCCGCTGGTACGAGAAGCGGAAGACCGTCCTGATCACCAATCCGCTGTACGACGAGACCTCGCCCTCCAAGCGGATCTGGTCGACCGGGGACCTGCACAAGGTCAACCAGTGGGCCCAGATCCCCGGCGGGGACGTCATCACCGCGGAGTACGAGGCGGGCGGTTCGACGATGACGCCCCGCAACCCGGCCTCCTCCGGCCATCAGATGGGCCGCGAGCGGGTGCTGATGGAGGCCTTCGGGAACATGGGCTGGGCCGTCGCCCCGGACTTCGTACGCGCCCTGCTGGGCGCGCACGCCACCCGGGGCGTCAACCTCACCGTGCTGCACGCCCTGTGGACGGACGAGACCCGGGTGTTCTTCCCGCCGCCGTTCGGGCCGCGTTCGCCGTGGTGGTGGGCGATGGAGCCCATCTCCGACTGGATCGGGCGGGTGATGGAGCTCGCCCGGGGGACCTCGGCGGCCCGTACGGCACTCGTGCAGCCGCAGCGGGCGGCCGAGCAGTGGACGGGCACCGAGCGGCAGGGTGAGGTCGACGGCGCGTTCAACGCGGCCGCCGAGGCACTGGAGCAGGCCCAGGTGGACTTCGACCTCGTGCACGAGGGGGCGCTCTCGGGTGACCGCGGGCTGCTGGCGCACGGCTCCGTGCGCGACGGCCGGCTGGTGATCGGGGCGGCCCGCTACGACCTGGCCGTCCTTCCCGTGACCCCCGCGCTCGACTCGGCGACCGTACGGACGCTGGCCGGGTTCGTCCGCGCCGGCGGCACCGTCGTCGCCGTGGGCGAGCTGCCCCGGGAGGACGCGAACGGCCAGGACCGCTCCCTCCAGCGGGCGTTCGGCGGTCTGTTCGGCGACGGTGTGCCGAGCCGTCGCCGCCACGGGAAGGGGGAGGCCGTTCGCGTGGCGGGCACCGAAGGGCTCGGGGCCGTCGCGCACACCGCCGGAGTGGCCGCGGCCGTCCTGGAACCGGCCGCACCGGCCCTGCGGGTCCTGCGCACCGTGCGCGGCAAGGACACCGCCTTCCTCGTCAACAACGAGAGCGGAGAGACGGTCGAGACCGTGGCCGCGCTGCCGGCCGCCGGGGTGCCGGAGCTCTGGGACCCGGCAACCGGAACCGTCCGCCCGGCGCCCGTGTACCGCACGGACCGGCGAGGGAAGGACGAGCCCGGCGTACGGGTGCCGCTGCGCCTCGCGCCGTACGAGACCCTGGCCGTCGTGCTGCGCCACGGGGCCCCTCCCGGCCCTCACCTCACCGAGGCGGCACTGCCCGTCGAGGCCGTCACCCGGCACGGCCGTGAGCTGCGGGTCACCGCCGTCGCCGAAGCGCCCGGCCGGTACGCCGTGGCGGGCACCGACGGCTCACACGGCTACCGCGGCACCGTCGTGGTCACCGATCCGCTCACCCCGGTCCCGCTGGACGGCGACTGGACGCTGCTGCTGGCCCTCGAAGGCGCGGAGCGGGTCACCCGGCCGCTCGGCAGCTGGACGGATCTGGAACCGCTGTTCTCCGGCAGCGGCACGTACACCACCGCGTTCACCCTGGACCGGGCGGCGCTGCGGGACCGGGGGTTCCGGCTCGCCCTCGGGACCGTACGGGAGGTCGCGGCGGTCACGCTCAACGGCACGGAACTGCCGCCGCTGCTGTGGAGCCCCTACACCGCCGAGGTCACCGGGCTGCTGCGGCCGGGCCGCAACACGCTCTCCGTGAAGGTCTCCAACACCCTTTCCAACGAGCGGAACAAGCCCATCCCGTCGGGTCTCCTCGGCCCTGTCGCCCTCCACCCGTACCGCCGCGCGACGGCCGCGCTCCCCCGCGTCTGA
- a CDS encoding family 78 glycoside hydrolase catalytic domain, which yields MPRSRPLPSRARRRPALLAASGLTALVTVLPTAVTADAVAPAALSATGLRTQHLSQALGIDDTTPSLSWRTTARARSTVQTAYRIQAATSLDGLRRGRADLWDSGKVESAVPEATYAGEKLGSRTRVHWRVMLWSGGSGRDSGWSEAAVFETGLTRQEDWKGADWITHEDWALSERTITPVVVEVPRTTARYVRLDVTELGLPLAGSFPEKAWRLQLGEIDVRDSVTGVSGLAKGSAVTASETDTLRKTWEPALAVDGLPNSALQTAAGYASAAHTGPDVSGQPVVLTLDMKSAQTFDEVALYPRADVLTEDGKVPNFPADYTVSASNAPDSGFTRIAEVTGQHPPKPYLPAGLPVFAKDFALEQKVRGARLYVSGLGVHETTLNGEPVGDAVLEPANTDYRDRVQYATYDVTKQLGKGANTLAVALGNGMANVVSTADRYRKLYGNISDPKLIARLEITLADGSVRTIRSGDDWRTALGATTSSNWYGGEDYDARREIPHRDDPRGSRAGWQRATEVAAPGTAERPAVLSARETEPVRVVETLKGKEVEGAAGSRVFDLGRNIAGWPEITVRAPRGTAVRIYPAESLKDGHAFQSISNVGGPLWDSYTTGGTKPETWHPSFSYHGFRYLELRGLPEGATVSVRGKVLRADNTSAGDFTSSDELINGIHSIIRRSIEGNMMSVLTDCPSREKLGWLEQNQLVFPALAGNFDMQAYLRKIMRDMGDAQTEDGLVPSTVPEYTSLPGSYRNDSNWGGAVVLVPWQMYTTYGDKDTLSEYYPRMEAYAAFLEGQVKDGILDYGLGDWFTPDRTFPRAVAGTYGYWRVVDALSRISGVLGDEEAAARYRAKADASAKALSDAYYDTGSGTFGGGGHGAEALALDMGAYPAGERERLLGHLVGSVEAADHHLVLGEISLPAAFRVLSESGRDDVVHEIATRTTSPSYGYQVLAGNTTLGESWDGGPGQSQNHFMLGAIDSWFTGRVAGIEQAEGSVGYRRLLVDPAVVGALTSASGSYTTPYGKASTSWRRDGERYRLRLTVPAGSTAEVHVPVSSGRPAATAGARLLRTENGEAVYEVGSGDWTFTSTYTGAGDGS from the coding sequence GTGCCCAGATCCAGACCTCTCCCCTCCCGCGCCCGGCGCCGCCCCGCGCTGCTCGCCGCCAGTGGGCTCACCGCCCTGGTGACGGTCCTGCCGACGGCCGTCACAGCCGACGCGGTCGCCCCGGCCGCCCTCTCCGCGACCGGGCTGCGCACCCAGCATCTCTCCCAGGCACTCGGCATCGACGACACGACCCCGTCGCTGAGCTGGCGCACCACGGCCCGCGCCCGGTCGACCGTCCAGACCGCCTACCGGATCCAGGCGGCCACCTCCCTGGACGGGCTGCGGCGGGGGCGGGCGGACCTGTGGGACTCCGGCAAGGTCGAGTCCGCCGTGCCGGAGGCGACGTACGCCGGTGAGAAGCTCGGCTCGCGCACCCGTGTCCACTGGCGGGTGATGCTCTGGTCCGGCGGCTCCGGGCGTGACTCGGGATGGAGCGAGGCGGCCGTCTTCGAGACGGGCCTGACGCGGCAGGAGGACTGGAAGGGCGCCGACTGGATCACCCACGAGGACTGGGCGCTGAGCGAGCGCACCATCACCCCCGTGGTGGTCGAGGTGCCGCGCACCACCGCGCGTTACGTCCGCCTGGACGTGACGGAGCTCGGGCTGCCGCTCGCCGGCTCCTTCCCGGAGAAGGCGTGGCGGCTGCAGCTCGGTGAGATCGACGTACGGGACTCGGTGACGGGCGTCTCCGGGCTCGCGAAGGGCTCGGCGGTCACCGCCTCCGAGACGGACACCCTCCGCAAGACCTGGGAGCCCGCCCTCGCCGTGGACGGACTGCCCAACAGCGCCCTCCAGACGGCCGCCGGGTACGCGAGCGCCGCGCACACCGGTCCCGACGTCTCCGGGCAGCCTGTCGTGCTCACCCTCGACATGAAGTCCGCGCAGACGTTCGACGAGGTGGCCCTGTACCCGCGCGCCGACGTCCTGACCGAGGACGGCAAGGTGCCGAACTTCCCGGCCGACTACACGGTCTCCGCGTCCAACGCCCCGGACTCGGGCTTCACCCGGATCGCCGAGGTGACCGGGCAGCACCCTCCGAAGCCCTATCTGCCCGCCGGACTTCCGGTTTTCGCGAAGGACTTCGCGCTGGAGCAGAAGGTGCGAGGCGCCAGGCTGTACGTGTCCGGCCTCGGCGTCCACGAGACGACGCTCAACGGCGAACCGGTGGGCGACGCGGTGCTCGAACCGGCGAACACCGACTACCGAGACCGGGTGCAGTACGCCACGTACGACGTGACGAAGCAGCTCGGCAAGGGGGCCAACACACTCGCTGTGGCCCTCGGGAACGGCATGGCGAACGTGGTCTCCACCGCCGACCGCTACCGCAAGCTGTACGGCAACATCAGCGACCCGAAGCTGATCGCCCGGCTGGAGATCACCCTGGCCGACGGCTCGGTGCGCACGATCCGCAGCGGCGACGACTGGCGCACCGCACTGGGCGCGACGACGTCGTCCAACTGGTACGGCGGTGAGGACTACGACGCGCGCCGCGAGATCCCGCACCGGGACGACCCGCGCGGCTCGCGCGCGGGGTGGCAGCGCGCCACCGAGGTGGCCGCTCCCGGCACGGCGGAGCGGCCCGCCGTCCTCAGCGCGCGGGAGACCGAGCCGGTCCGGGTGGTCGAGACCCTGAAGGGGAAGGAGGTCGAGGGTGCGGCGGGGAGCCGGGTCTTCGACCTGGGGCGGAACATCGCGGGCTGGCCGGAGATCACGGTACGGGCGCCCAGGGGCACCGCGGTGCGGATCTATCCCGCCGAGTCGCTGAAGGACGGCCACGCCTTCCAGTCGATCAGCAATGTGGGCGGCCCCCTGTGGGACAGCTACACGACGGGCGGCACGAAGCCGGAGACCTGGCACCCGTCCTTCAGCTACCACGGCTTCCGCTACCTGGAGCTGAGAGGGCTGCCCGAGGGTGCGACCGTCTCGGTGCGCGGGAAGGTCCTCCGGGCGGACAACACCTCGGCCGGGGACTTCACCAGCTCGGACGAGCTGATCAACGGTATCCACTCGATCATCCGCCGGTCGATCGAGGGCAACATGATGAGCGTCCTCACCGACTGCCCGAGCCGCGAGAAGCTCGGCTGGCTGGAGCAGAACCAGCTCGTCTTCCCGGCGCTGGCCGGCAACTTCGACATGCAGGCCTATCTGCGCAAGATCATGCGTGACATGGGCGACGCGCAGACCGAGGACGGCCTGGTCCCGAGCACGGTCCCGGAGTACACCAGCCTCCCCGGCAGTTACCGCAACGACTCCAACTGGGGCGGCGCGGTCGTCCTCGTCCCGTGGCAGATGTACACGACGTACGGCGACAAGGACACGCTGTCCGAGTACTACCCGAGGATGGAGGCCTACGCCGCGTTCCTGGAGGGGCAGGTGAAGGACGGCATCCTCGACTACGGCCTGGGCGACTGGTTCACCCCGGACCGCACGTTCCCTCGCGCGGTGGCCGGCACGTACGGCTACTGGCGGGTCGTCGACGCGCTCAGCCGGATCTCCGGCGTCCTGGGCGACGAGGAGGCGGCGGCACGGTACCGGGCGAAGGCGGACGCGAGCGCGAAGGCGCTCTCCGACGCGTACTACGACACCGGGTCCGGCACCTTCGGCGGCGGCGGGCACGGGGCCGAGGCCCTCGCCCTGGACATGGGTGCCTACCCGGCGGGCGAGCGGGAACGGCTGCTCGGTCATCTCGTCGGCAGCGTCGAGGCGGCGGACCACCATCTGGTCCTCGGCGAGATCTCGCTCCCGGCGGCCTTCCGGGTGCTGTCGGAGTCCGGCCGTGACGACGTGGTGCACGAGATCGCCACGCGGACGACGAGCCCGAGTTACGGATACCAGGTGCTCGCGGGCAACACCACGCTCGGCGAGAGCTGGGACGGCGGCCCGGGGCAGTCGCAGAACCACTTCATGCTGGGCGCGATCGACTCCTGGTTCACCGGCCGGGTCGCCGGCATCGAGCAGGCCGAGGGGTCGGTGGGCTACCGCAGGCTGCTGGTGGACCCGGCGGTCGTGGGTGCCCTCACGTCCGCCTCGGGGTCCTACACGACGCCGTACGGCAAGGCTTCGACGTCCTGGCGGCGTGACGGCGAGCGGTACCGGCTGCGGCTGACCGTGCCGGCGGGTTCGACGGCCGAGGTCCATGTCCCGGTCAGCTCCGGACGCCCCGCCGCCACGGCCGGGGCACGGCTGCTGCGCACGGAGAACGGCGAGGCGGTGTACGAAGTGGGCTCGGGCGACTGGACGTTCACCTCGACGTACACGGGTGCGGGCGACGGTTCCTGA
- a CDS encoding GNAT family N-acetyltransferase gives MRVQLVGGGSLPAYADGIRQVYAAVFSAPPWNEDPSAGARYAERLASDAGRPGFTAALALDGDAVGGFATAWTTPGVFPSDRSYGRVAEALGPGRAAAWLCGGLEVDELAVAPAARGAGLGAALLGAVTGAAPDGRCWLLTSARAEATLRFYRRAGWRQVPAPVPGRAGLVVLLGPDHPDAAHL, from the coding sequence ATGCGGGTCCAGCTGGTCGGGGGCGGGAGCCTGCCCGCGTATGCCGACGGGATCCGGCAGGTGTACGCGGCCGTGTTCTCGGCGCCGCCGTGGAACGAGGACCCGTCGGCGGGCGCGCGGTACGCCGAGCGGCTCGCCTCCGACGCCGGGCGCCCCGGGTTCACCGCCGCACTGGCCCTGGACGGGGACGCCGTCGGCGGCTTCGCCACCGCCTGGACCACTCCCGGGGTCTTCCCCTCCGACCGCAGCTACGGGCGCGTCGCCGAGGCGCTCGGGCCCGGCCGTGCCGCGGCCTGGCTGTGCGGGGGCCTGGAGGTCGACGAGCTGGCCGTCGCTCCGGCCGCGCGCGGCGCCGGGCTGGGCGCGGCGCTGCTGGGGGCGGTCACCGGGGCGGCCCCGGACGGACGGTGCTGGCTGCTCACGTCCGCACGCGCCGAGGCGACCCTGCGCTTCTACCGCCGCGCGGGCTGGCGCCAGGTCCCGGCGCCGGTGCCCGGCAGGGCGGGGCTCGTCGTCCTGCTCGGGCCGGACCACCCGGACGCAGCGCACTTGTAA
- a CDS encoding sugar ABC transporter ATP-binding protein, producing MNQSAPDPAPVLALKGVSKSFGAVRALQDVSLQLFPGEAHALAGENGAGKSTLIKALAGVHRPDSGEVLLDGEPVVFHGPADARDAGIAVIYQEPTLFPDLSIAENIFMGRQPRRSMGRIDRKAVHETTAGLMRRLGVDLAPDRPARGLSIADQQIVEIAKALSFDARVLIMDEPTAALTGSETARLFSVVRTLRSEGAAVLFISHRLDEIFELCQRVTTLRDGRWISSEPLEGLTEDDLVRRMVGRDLDDLYPKQAAEVGEVALSVHRLTREGVFRDVSFDVRRGEIVALAGLVGAGRTEVAQAVFGVDRADAGEVKVAGTVLRPGSPTAAMDAGLALVPEDRRQRGLVMDMSIERNIGLTGLHEVRKRGLVSRALEHDRAADWAVRLQLKYNRLADTVGVLSGGNQQKVVLAKWLATGPAVLIVDEPTRGIDVGTKAEVHRLLSALAADGLAVLMISSDLPEVIGMADRVLVMHEGRLVAEIPRENATEESVMAAATGRNERAAA from the coding sequence ATGAACCAGTCCGCCCCCGACCCGGCCCCGGTCCTGGCCCTGAAGGGCGTGAGCAAGTCCTTCGGCGCCGTACGGGCACTGCAGGACGTGTCCCTGCAGTTGTTCCCCGGCGAGGCCCACGCACTCGCGGGTGAGAACGGCGCAGGCAAGTCGACCCTGATCAAGGCCCTCGCCGGAGTGCACCGCCCGGACAGCGGCGAGGTCCTCCTCGACGGCGAGCCCGTCGTCTTCCACGGCCCGGCGGACGCGCGTGACGCCGGCATCGCCGTCATCTACCAGGAACCGACGCTCTTCCCCGACCTGTCCATCGCCGAGAACATCTTCATGGGCCGTCAGCCCCGGCGGTCGATGGGCAGGATCGACCGCAAGGCCGTGCACGAGACCACCGCCGGACTGATGCGGAGGCTCGGGGTCGACCTGGCGCCCGACCGGCCGGCGCGCGGACTGTCGATCGCCGACCAGCAGATCGTCGAGATCGCCAAGGCGCTCTCCTTCGACGCCCGCGTCCTGATCATGGACGAACCGACGGCCGCCCTGACCGGCAGCGAGACCGCCAGGCTCTTCTCCGTCGTCCGTACGCTGCGCTCCGAGGGCGCGGCGGTGCTGTTCATCTCGCACCGCCTGGACGAGATCTTCGAGCTGTGCCAGCGCGTCACGACCCTGCGCGACGGCCGGTGGATCTCCTCCGAGCCGCTGGAGGGGCTCACCGAGGACGACCTGGTGCGCAGGATGGTCGGCCGCGACCTCGACGACCTCTACCCCAAGCAGGCCGCCGAGGTCGGCGAAGTCGCCCTGTCCGTGCACCGGCTGACCCGCGAGGGCGTCTTCCGCGACGTGTCCTTCGACGTCCGCCGCGGCGAGATCGTCGCGCTCGCCGGACTCGTCGGCGCCGGGCGCACGGAGGTCGCCCAGGCGGTGTTCGGTGTCGACCGCGCCGACGCCGGCGAGGTGAAGGTGGCCGGCACGGTGCTGCGCCCCGGTTCGCCGACCGCCGCCATGGACGCCGGGCTCGCGCTCGTACCCGAGGACCGGCGCCAGCGCGGGCTGGTCATGGATATGTCGATCGAGCGCAACATCGGCCTCACCGGCCTGCACGAGGTCCGCAAGCGCGGGCTCGTCAGCCGGGCCCTGGAGCACGACCGGGCCGCCGACTGGGCGGTGCGCCTCCAGCTCAAGTACAACCGGCTGGCCGACACCGTGGGTGTGCTCTCCGGCGGCAACCAGCAGAAGGTCGTCCTGGCGAAGTGGCTGGCGACCGGCCCCGCCGTGCTGATCGTCGACGAGCCGACCCGCGGGATCGACGTCGGGACCAAGGCGGAGGTCCACCGGCTGCTGTCCGCGCTCGCGGCCGACGGCCTCGCCGTACTGATGATCTCCTCCGACCTTCCCGAGGTCATCGGCATGGCGGACCGGGTGCTCGTGATGCACGAGGGCCGGCTCGTCGCCGAGATCCCGCGCGAGAACGCGACCGAGGAGTCGGTCATGGCCGCGGCCACCGGACGCAACGAGAGGGCAGCGGCATGA
- a CDS encoding ABC transporter permease has translation MTTTIESPPDTAKAPERSASSLVDAVFRAREISIAGALALLILGTYLANPRFLSDQGVKDLLLNASILVLLAVGQSAVVITRNIDLSVGSVVGLSAFACGKFVAGSDHGVLTVMLLGIAIGVVCGLVSGALVSFGRVPALVVTLGMLYIIQGVDYWWAQGEQISAADVPEAVLGLGSGSVLGIPYLPLIAVVLLAATAYFLRGYRSGRELYAIGSSPEAARLAGIPIRRRVLAAYAFSGAVAGFAGALWLARFGTVVADNAHGWELTVVSAVVVGGVAITGGTGTVWGAALGALLLTTIGSVLVVLKVDSFWQGAITGALLLLAISVDRIVNLRMTAALRKRNARHDHGA, from the coding sequence ATGACCACCACCATCGAGAGTCCCCCGGACACCGCCAAGGCTCCGGAGCGGAGTGCTTCCTCGCTCGTGGACGCGGTCTTCCGGGCGCGCGAGATCTCCATCGCCGGTGCGCTGGCCCTGCTGATCCTCGGCACCTACCTGGCCAACCCGCGCTTCCTGTCCGACCAGGGCGTCAAGGACCTGCTGCTCAACGCGTCGATCCTGGTGCTGCTCGCGGTCGGCCAGTCCGCCGTCGTGATCACCCGGAACATCGACCTGTCCGTCGGCTCCGTCGTCGGCCTGTCAGCCTTCGCCTGCGGCAAGTTCGTCGCGGGGAGCGACCACGGTGTGCTGACCGTGATGCTGCTCGGTATCGCCATCGGCGTCGTCTGCGGCCTGGTCTCCGGCGCCCTCGTCAGCTTCGGCAGGGTCCCGGCGCTCGTCGTGACCCTGGGCATGCTCTACATCATCCAGGGCGTCGACTACTGGTGGGCGCAGGGCGAGCAGATCAGCGCCGCCGACGTGCCCGAGGCCGTCCTGGGCCTCGGCAGCGGCAGCGTGCTGGGCATCCCGTACCTGCCGCTGATCGCGGTCGTCCTGCTCGCGGCGACGGCGTACTTCCTGCGCGGCTACCGCTCCGGGCGCGAGCTGTACGCCATCGGGTCGAGCCCCGAAGCCGCGCGTCTCGCCGGCATCCCGATCCGCCGCCGGGTGCTCGCCGCCTACGCCTTCTCCGGGGCCGTCGCCGGCTTCGCCGGGGCCCTGTGGCTGGCCCGCTTCGGCACCGTCGTCGCGGACAACGCCCACGGCTGGGAGCTGACCGTCGTCAGCGCGGTCGTCGTCGGCGGTGTCGCGATCACCGGCGGCACCGGCACCGTCTGGGGCGCCGCCCTCGGCGCCCTGCTGCTCACCACCATCGGCAGCGTCCTGGTCGTGCTGAAGGTGGACTCGTTCTGGCAGGGCGCCATCACCGGTGCGCTCCTCCTGCTGGCCATCAGCGTCGACCGGATCGTGAACCTGCGGATGACCGCCGCACTGAGGAAGAGGAACGCCCGTCATGACCACGGCGCCTGA
- a CDS encoding ABC transporter permease: MTTAPDTKTAPTPRAGTKPSLVRGLALRWDTAVGVLLVAVLVVGLGSTEGFGSTENLAFAFNDIAEVAIIALPMTLLVVAGQVDLSVASMLGLGSALTGALWEAGWAFEMIIPVVLLVGVAGGLLNGWLVTKVGLPSLAVTIGTLALYRGLASVALGSDAVTDFPQVYADWAVDTTTVPGTFLTYPVLLFIVLAAITAVVLHATGLGRSLFAIGAQEEAAYFAGIRVKRIKLLLFVVTGLFSAFAGIIFTLRYGSARADNGLGFEMLVIASVLLGGIDFDGGKGTLFGAVAGVLLIGLLKNLLTLNDIANEVQVIVTGLLLVASVLTPRIIAAVVERRHRRAANAPAPQSS; the protein is encoded by the coding sequence ATGACCACGGCGCCTGACACGAAGACGGCTCCCACGCCGCGGGCCGGTACGAAACCCTCTCTCGTGCGCGGCCTGGCGCTGCGCTGGGACACCGCGGTCGGTGTCCTGCTGGTGGCGGTCCTCGTCGTCGGACTTGGGTCCACGGAGGGCTTCGGTTCGACCGAGAACCTCGCGTTCGCCTTCAACGACATCGCCGAAGTCGCCATCATCGCCCTGCCGATGACCCTCCTGGTCGTCGCCGGACAGGTCGACCTGTCGGTGGCCTCCATGCTGGGCCTGGGCAGCGCGCTGACCGGCGCGCTGTGGGAAGCCGGCTGGGCCTTCGAGATGATCATTCCCGTGGTGCTCCTGGTGGGTGTCGCGGGAGGTCTCCTCAACGGCTGGCTGGTCACCAAGGTGGGCCTGCCGTCCCTGGCCGTCACCATCGGCACCCTGGCGCTCTACCGCGGTCTGGCCTCGGTGGCGCTCGGCAGCGACGCGGTGACGGACTTCCCGCAGGTCTACGCGGACTGGGCCGTCGACACCACGACCGTCCCCGGCACCTTCCTCACCTATCCCGTGCTGCTCTTCATCGTCCTGGCCGCGATCACGGCGGTGGTCCTGCACGCCACCGGACTCGGCCGCTCGCTCTTCGCGATCGGCGCCCAGGAGGAGGCCGCGTACTTCGCGGGTATCCGGGTCAAGCGGATCAAGCTGCTGCTCTTCGTGGTGACCGGCCTGTTCTCCGCCTTCGCCGGCATCATCTTCACCCTGCGCTACGGAAGTGCCCGCGCGGACAACGGACTCGGCTTCGAGATGCTCGTCATCGCGTCGGTCCTGCTCGGCGGCATCGACTTCGACGGCGGCAAGGGGACGCTCTTCGGCGCCGTCGCCGGTGTCCTGCTGATCGGCCTCCTGAAGAACCTGCTCACGCTCAACGACATCGCCAACGAGGTGCAGGTCATCGTGACCGGGCTGCTCCTCGTGGCGTCCGTACTGACCCCGCGGATCATCGCCGCGGTCGTCGAGCGCCGGCACAGGCGGGCCGCGAACGCCCCCGCACCCCAGTCGTCATAA